AAGTTTGTagaaatgtttaattttcaatacagggaataaattttacgaaatttctcgaaaaacgttgatatttcttgaaaatactataagattttcataattttaatttttctgcaGATATGGCCATATTGTTTCGAATATAAGCCGAGGCTTTTTGTCGTTGGCAGCACCAGCCAAAATCATCCTCACCTAATATGCCGTCTTATGTGCGGTTAACTAAGAAAACCACCTGAAATGCTGTCTTAGAATTGGGGATTGTCTTATATGTGAGTCGACTTATACATAGAACAATACGGTATATTACAGATATGTTCAAATTACTTCAGCGACATTTCACAGAAATTACTATCGAACTACTTCCTAAATATGTTCAATTTCTCTTGGAACTGTGctccaatttttcatcatatcGTACCGTTAAAACTTactaaatgaaaaagaagttCGGGAAACGTGAgttgtttttagaaatttattcCGTTTTAACCTCGAACTCAATTAGGTCAGGAgtacttgaaaatttaaaattgtcaGTAGAAACTGGAATTCCGAAGGAATAAAAGTTCTTTCATAAAACTTGATAGAATTTCTCAAAACCGTTCaaacattattaaaaataatcaaaagcCATCTTGAAAagatacaaaatttatatatgGATATGTATCACTGAAAAATAACAGAAACGAATGTGAATCTCTGAATTTCTTCAATACAGTGAGTATCTAAAATCTCTTAAATACGGAAAATCAGATGTAATACGAACAGTGAAATAAACTTTAGGGATTTGAAACACAGAGATGATATGCATAttgcaaaaagaaaatggattAATGATGGCATTATTACCTCATTAACATACTGTACTTCAAGCAGCGCTTTGCTCGAGGCCAAGTCCTGAATGACTTGTTCAGCTTGCTTTAGGATGTCTGTCCTTGATATGGTTCGCTTCCTCCTCTCTAAACGTGGCGTTACTCGCTCCTGACTGTCCGAGCCTGAGAGCTCAGGAGCGGAATCAAGAAGTCGCTGCAGTGCACGATCTCGGTCAAATGATGTGGCGTAGAGGAGCAATTGTCGTGTTTCAAATGGAAATAAGAATGGGCTGAAAAGCAATTTCGATATCATCATATTTCCAAAAAAACATAAAAGCCAGCAGAAAAATCAACTGGCTTAAAAGAAAGTGACCTGAAACTTAATACTATTCCCTTTAATCGCgagggtaaaaatatttgatgagcagattttcatttttactaaTAATTCAAGGATGGTTTGACCGATCTTACTCAAAACCTCATCTGTTCCAAGTTAAATGAagttaaatttcatttaaattgaTTAATCCGTTAATAGAGTTATTaacgaatcgaaaaattttcgttcatgCAAATAACTCAGGAATATTTGAGCCGACTTTGGTAAAAATTAGATCAGTACTAAACTTAGAAGAACCGTATCAATTAAGAccaatattgtaaaaatctatTTATATATTAGTTCTCAAATAtcattggaataaaaattgatctcAGATAAATACTCAGCTTTCTATTTGAAATATGAGGTTCAAGTTCATAAGTTGATATGACGACGTAATTGTAAAAAAGTATCGTTActatattacatataataaGGTGTATTAATAGTACAAAATTACGTTAATGTTACAAACTTCAACCTGGTAATTTAACGTATGTAATGAGCATAACTTACCAAACTGCAGCAATCTGTTGCAGCCAAGAAGGAAGATTTCCAGTCATAATGACAAGCGGATCTTGGAGTTGTCTATTCGCTTTGGcagcaattttattattaacaaaatcTTGGGCGGATAGAAGTCTGATGCTTTTAAGATGAGGAAATAAAACACCCCAGTGACGATTCAACGAATGTAACAAACGGAGTAAACAAAGACCGTCCAGAGAAGCGTCTGCTATTGTTACGGAGAGAGGGAGTGTCGGGGTGAGATAAGGTGCCAGTGGACATCGTGGCGGTGGAATCGTTCCCTCTAACCAAAGGCTGTCTTCCTTTCTCTTAGAGCTTATTTTCGTActctttccttttcctttccgGCTGCTACTGCTCTGAGAACTTGACCCAGGTTTTGAGGATACCATTGTTTCATCCTCAGGTACAGGCCTGAATTTCGGAAGACAAAACCGTTGAGAATGCACACCGTATTATTGACTAAACTGTTTCGATCGAAATTTACggttttcaattcttttttccattcaaacgGGTTAAGTTTCCGATAAAATGTATCAGTgaacagcaaaaaaatttgaatacgcACCTGTAGTAAATTGTGTGTGTTTGTACCCAAACAGCATCGTGACCCAGAGGTGCTTCTCCGTCAGTTTCAGCCTCCGAATGATCAACTCCCACGCAGCCAAACTGTCTCACCGCTTGATAAACTGTCATATTGAACGGCAGGACTTGATCGCCGATCAGAAATTGAAGTTTATGTTTAGCCGAGCCCTGGCTTATCACAACTGCAGCCTATTTCATGGTATCAAAAATAATGACCTTTTAAGACAACAAATACATCAAGGAAGAACAGACATTTGGGAAgtaacgagaaaaaataaaggtaCAAAACATTAAAAGAATTTTCCCAAACTACAttgtcaatgaaaaaatcaggTGAGGAATCCTACCAAAGTATCATCGATGTCATCTTCACTATTGTCGTCATCACTGACCATTGATTCAGCATCCCTAATTCTGCCATATCCTCGCACCATCAGATAACGTTCAATGGCCTGAACAAGCGCAAGGGGATCTATTTTGACGGTACCTCCCTTCCATTGCTTCAGATTATTGCAGTCTGGATGTCGTTGAAGATTGCACTGAAACAAGATTCAGTCATTTTAATTCTTTGTCAAgctgatgaaaataatttctgcaACAAAAACTTTGTGCAATCTTAAAATACggcaagaaaaattatttcccgtTTCAAATACCTTGAGTTGGTGAGTGTTGAAGAATTTCAAAGCGCTCGTCCCGCCTCGTCCGGCTCCAGATCCGGCCGGTAAATCATGTACTTTTACTGGGAATTGTTCCAATTGAGCAACGCAGCTATTCAATTTGGCAACGAGTGCACCAAAAGCCCTGGCATTTAGGTCGACCAACACTCCATTGTCTTGTTCAATCTGGATAGTAGAGCAAGTAACAAAAAAGCACTTGAAAGAAATAGTTAGcaaacgagaaatgaaatgaccaacaatataataattagaaTATTTTCGTTTATACATGGCATGTTATTCATTAATGGACACGAAACTTACGGTGGAATCGGCGAAGAGCTTCCAGAACATCCGTAAGCGATCGTATCGATGCCCTGGCGCGTCTGTGGTAGTGAGGTAGTTGAGAAGAGCTTTTATTAATCCGCTGTAGTTCATCTCGAATGGCGATATATCACTTTCTAACACAATGTCTCGGAGCTCGGTTAATGCTGACAGCATTTCATCCATTTCCTGCGTGTACGAAGTTGAAAAACTCATcatttataaaaagaaaattgaatattacaCAATGATCTTCTTTAAACTATCATgaaatttcatctaaaatttAATGTACGACTTCTTCTCCTTATCAGTATACAACATATGGAAATTGATTCAGCGACAGCTAATTTTACTCCCTAGTCAATTACGTTGGCAATGGAGGACTTCAGCCCACATTAATATCCGTATGTGTTCACAGATTTTTCAAGTTTGTCATCAATTTTCCATAGGCAAAATACCAAACCGCAAACTAACTTTGGTTATTCAGATGTAATTACAACGAAAAATCAAGCAGAATGTAAATATGTgatatagaatttttcaaacctaaGATACTTTACAGTTTAATAAAAAACTGAATctgaaattccctgacttttccaggTATTCCAGCCTCAAAATACGATTTTTGCAggaaaacttaaaaaaaaatatgcttcTGATTGATGACAATTTCTTTacacattaatattaataccTTCAGTATTATCTAGTAGCTATCTTAACGACTGACTATCAGTTTACAAACAACAGCCTGCGATTTTCACTATGAATGAagaatttcatattttgttTAAGAACgagttttatttcttcgaaatttaaaattcgagtcttattttcgaaattccctgaGTTATCCCGGTTTTCCCTGTGCGTGTGAACTCTAAAAAACTGCGTCGTAAATTGCGTCTGGTGGCACATTATAGGGGTATCTGCAAATACACGGTTGAAcaagtgataaattttttttaatttaacttGACAACAAATTATTCTCATCAATTATGGATTGTTTTGTTCGAATGTATGTCGATCGAATTTCAGTGACATATTCTTCTTATCAGAATCAATTATTAAGAAGCATTGTTACTGCAACAACGTCAAACATTCTACTTGGCCACATGCTTCGCATTGCTCATGATGTTTGAAGAACAGCTCAAGTTATTTACTTTAAATTTAGAGATAGTATTTTTAGACATTTTATCCTCTGCCACGATACGTAATTCTTCTTTGAGCATCATATTACTTTTTTGTTAATTGAAGAAAGGCGTAAATTTTAGATGAAGTCTGAAATTTCAACTTCACACGAtatccaaaaaaataaataaataaatcaaccGAGTCGCGATAGAAGATAAAGtgttcaaaaataatattgcaAACTTTTAAACAAATCGATTAAGTCATTTTGAAATATAGTGGACACTGCAAAACATCTCATCAAGCGAAATTGTTGACGTTATTAATCTTACTGTCAATAACAATGCTTCGTATTGACAatgggagaaaaagaaataaataaataaaaaacacaaatGACGTTCATTTTGCGCacatttgaatgaaaaaaacttcaaaagtCATCTACTTCTTTACCTGGCTACTCATATATATCCCCTTAAATTAATTCGAGTCACGAATACaggattatttttaattcttcatTATCACAGGAAATTTTAGGTACAGAATatacaatttcaataaatttcccAGGCCTCCTGAATGGCATCAATATTTTAGAATTATTTGCTCTAGACAAAAAGTTCCCTTGTCAAAAACTTACGTTTGACTGCAGTCGCTGTATTGCTGCTGTTAGCCTGGAAAGTACAGTGAGCGCCGGATGTGTACAAGGAGCATCATCTTGATACCTGGCCAAGAACTGAGCAGCCTGTTCTCTGACCCAAGCCTTAGCTTTTTCACGATTCCCCCCAGTTAAACTAGGATTGCTCGGTGGTTTGGCTAAACTCGTTGAAGAGCTGGAGTCACGTTTGTCGCTTGTGGCGCTTGACGAAGAAGATTTCCGACCCCATCGAGCCGGGTTCAAATTACCCAAGAAGCGGCTATTCTTCGGTGTGAAACCGGTGAACAATGACTCTTGCTGTTGGGCTTGTTGAGGCATCGCGTTTGACAGTCTTGAGAATCGGCCCTTTTTGTTCTGTCGTTTTCTTTTTAGAACATCTCCGATTCTTCTGAAAAAAACCAGCATGAAGTCATTTTCCACGACAAGAGGAATGTCTGAATATTCAGAAAGATCTGCAGAGTTGGCATAAACAACAAGAATTTAATTTGACGATGGAGCGACCAAGTAGTATGTACCAAAagttacgaagaaaaaagtattctTACTGAATTTACGTAGTTCTTAATCTATCCAAACTGTTAATTAATTGTTTGTGTAAAACCTACTGACCATTTGCAGAACAACTTATCATCATGCTTTAGCAATTGTAATTTGATCAAAAGGACAAATGGAAGTGATGATAACTTACAAATGAGCATTCTGTGGAGTGCTGCTGTCATCAGTGGCGCTGGTGTTTAAATCAGTTCTACTGCGAGTCTCCATAGTGGCAGTGAGATTTGGTTTTAATTGGCTAGTAGCTATAGCACCTATCAATATATTTCCATTGGTTGTCGGTGACGCGATGGGAGACGTTGCGCTGCTTGACGACAATGTCGTTGTGGAAGAAAGCGGAGTGTTCGATGGACCGGGTTGAGGACTTGGCAAGGAAATTCCTGTGAAATCGTAAGAGAAAGAAGgagataataattaaataggTGAAAACGTTAGCGTATTTTTTGATTGAGGATCTGTCCAGCATAGATATATTGAAGAAAGTTTAAAAGTAGCAATATTAAGAATCAGAGTTTGCTGTTTTAATCTACTTGCGCACTGACCCGAAGGACATTTAGGTGGTGACACGCCAAGCGGTATTTCAGGGTCTGCCAGTTGCCTAACCTGATGCAATACCCCCTCGCGATGAAAATGTACACCGAATACTTGTGGCAGCCTTTTCATCAATATGCTTGCCATCTGCAGAGCTCCAATTACAATTCTGAGATCCTGGGAAGCCAACATTCCTGCTATATGCGACGAGACCACCTGATTTTTCAGCACATCCTTTAAAGTAAAGAGACAAGGACatgataatttattgcatTCACGCAGCATACTCTcgaatttacaatttattgaCACTTGTCAGTTCATTTCTGATCAgttgttaaaatttcaaatcactttttgTCGAAGTATCacggaataatgaaaaaaaatatgcaggaAAATCCAATGACTTGGAAAGAAGAGGCCTTCCACTAGTTCAgttatttgcaaaattacaaatgttcaaatatacaaattatgtcCTTAGATCTTGATCAGGTCTATGCTAAACGAAGCCAAGCCAGTAGATCAAATTTCATCTATATGAGTATGCAGATTTTCGAACTTTCGacgaataaacaaattatcatttttgcACATTAACCAAGAATACctcaatcgattttttcttttttaaatcccGCAACGATTGAGACAGAAATCATTAGAatgcattaattttttttcgatatatcaggggacaaaaaattaatcacgCACACACTCAGTTGTCAATTTCAAAATGGTTAGACTTTTTTGGTTCTGATCTGAAAAACGTGGAGATTTACCGAAAACTAAATTTCTCATTATCGGGGTGATTTTAATaacttctcttcttctctgaCTACAGAGAAGTAAAAAGTTACAAATGTTTGAGGTGACTACAAGTAATTCTCACCCTGAGTAGATCAGTAGAAGCATAATAAACCATGCGTAGAAGCGCTCGAAGACATTTGCATTTGACAGCAGGCCCGGCAGAACTGCTGTATACTTCATACAAAACGGAGAATAACGTCCGAATGAATGAAACTAACCATTCATTGGTTTCGATAACAGGAGGCACTACGTCCATACTGGAAAATAAGAGTTTGTGAGTTAAATATAATGCCAAAGCCAGGTTTTGGAGAAATGTAAGTAAATCAATTAAGCATCTTTGCTTACCTTGACAAACAGTTGGGAGTCTTCCCTTCCGCAGGGTTAGTGTTAACCCTACGAAATATACTCCTTGCCATTCCAATGTCCTCATTAATCTGCTTCATGACAGTCAAGTCTATTGTGTAAGTGCGGCCCAATGTTGATAAGCATATTTCATCCTCGCCATTTTGGAAGGCCATCTGAATgattacaaaatgaaaatttgctaACATTCGTCAAAATGGGGAAAACAGAGTATGAATGGAGTCGTACctaacgaatcaaaagttcaGGGGGAAAaaaggtttaaaaaatttaccagcAGTGTTATTTATGGCAACGATGATGAATGAAACTACATTCTGATTATGTAATAATAGAAGTGACTTTGAAGCAATTTGGATATTACAAACTAAGTTATCTACAATGTAAGAGTTACATAATTGGAATATTCAAAATGATTGATCTCTTGATTCTTTTGTTTTAATGAGATTTTAATGTTTTCCGACTCAATTTGTTCACGATAGAGGTCTTCAGAGAgcgacaataaaaaaaaaatctacaaatcGTTATTTCTGAAGCAGACTAAGATAGATTTATGTAAGTATGGTGCAACAAATCTTTGCCAAAAATTACAGTAACCCGTTATAACACTACTACAATGTTTTTCAGATAATTCGTGGCAATCTGTACAGTGAAGAAAATACGCCGAAAAAATGagaatcaaatgaaaaatatcaaagtttaatcattttgtatgatctaattataaaaccttttttcaagttatttatATCTTAGTTTGTTATTAGAATTTGTccaaaattattcttattacaTATTAGGGGTGTTTCACAATCATTGATGTAAATAACGTTGGTGGAGAGTTTTGAAAaggtttttctctttcttcaattttcgatttaGGTGGCACAGACACACATACCTCGATGATTCTTGAATCTATGGTGCTGAAAGGATGACAACAATGTCTCTCGTCTCTCCATTCCCAGTGCACAGTTTCTTGTTGATTATTGGTCCTCTCAAGTAGACTATTTACACTAAATATACCGTCGGTAGGTAGCGGCGGCATCAGTTCTTCTATTAGACAAGTTATCTCGTACCACTCTTGTGGAGATCGTGGCACCAGTTCCACATCTTCAGTCTTAACCTCCAGGGACCCGGTAAGGAGATAACTGAGTGTGAAAGCTATGTTTTGTTGGAGAAGCAGCTGCGCCAGGTCAGGACAGCGATTTGATATCACAGAAAGCATTCGTAGTACAGttataaaattgccaataCTGTTTACTGGCGGTGTAATCATCagctgaaaatttaaaatacagGATGTATTGGTGTGGAAACTTAGAAGCAGATTGTATTAGttttatgaatgaaaaatgagttCGGATTTTAAGATATTTCTAAAAAAAGTTTAGGACTCTTTTTGTAACAGAATGTACAATCTTAGGATATTCTTTGCAATGAACGGAAATAATCATTCGCAATTACAGCAGACTTACTAATTGTTGTAAGTTTTGTAAAAGTTCGGCATTGATGATTTTGTGAAGCATAGTTGGATCGTGTTGAAAACTGTCGACTAATCGACTGAACGCCTGACAAACGCACTCGACGCTCTTTTTATCCTGATTGGCCAGTCTGCTGGTT
The sequence above is drawn from the Neodiprion pinetum isolate iyNeoPine1 chromosome 2, iyNeoPine1.2, whole genome shotgun sequence genome and encodes:
- the ctrip gene encoding E3 ubiquitin-protein ligase TRIP12 isoform X3, coding for MADQQDQSLSGGSVEKASASADASKEGGKSSSGPASGTSNNSNNTSIISPSNSSAGYRKRQSSGEVQGNTEEKRRRQTFASSQSAALHTQNNLRRSVDSVRGENARNKSERRSHNATGLGPPTDTDRRHLPKTQQSNSGIHGSTRSRNSARSSLPDLNSTPIDCVASRTRSRTPQNSQNNTPHGSSSCDVLLLGLFNSYPPRKSSTAHHSNSVQTHLGSPLTSHPSTSRGYKSQSLSSGSISSTSSRVLGVKSSIRVGNAASNSVESGGGALAHEGAGTSGTTAAATANPPSSSAAHSSQSHPTHKHLLRSRVKLAADQAKETIPGNKVQGKHNKKDSTTGSCSSSRHRSSSRARKPMVESGSGGAGVVMSGTDAAANSSTPTSVTSTIPSGQLGSSTGEEESASTAISAIASGGPSGMSGTTGDSESDDGEVGRLQALLEARGLPPHVFGALGPRMQHLLNRSMGASSAAKAQQLLAGLQAVDDEGEQLQAVIGMGEILVMGNEDTLTGFPVKQVVAALINLLGMEHNFVIMTHACRALTYMMEALPRSSTVVVDAVPVFLQKLESIECMDVAEQCLTALAMLSRRHSKTILHAGGVSACLKFVDFFNITAQRAALTITANCCQNLHPDDFHLVTDSLPLLTSRLANQDKKSVECVCQAFSRLVDSFQHDPTMLHKIINAELLQNLQQLLMITPPVNSIGNFITVLRMLSVISNRCPDLAQLLLQQNIAFTLSYLLTGSLEVKTEDVELVPRSPQEWYEITCLIEELMPPLPTDGIFSVNSLLERTNNQQETVHWEWRDERHCCHPFSTIDSRIIEMAFQNGEDEICLSTLGRTYTIDLTVMKQINEDIGMARSIFRRVNTNPAEGKTPNCLSSMDVVPPVIETNEWLVSFIRTLFSVLYEVYSSSAGPAVKCKCLRALLRMVYYASTDLLRDVLKNQVVSSHIAGMLASQDLRIVIGALQMASILMKRLPQVFGVHFHREGVLHQVRQLADPEIPLGVSPPKCPSGISLPSPQPGPSNTPLSSTTTLSSSSATSPIASPTTNGNILIGAIATSQLKPNLTATMETRSRTDLNTSATDDSSTPQNAHLRIGDVLKRKRQNKKGRFSRLSNAMPQQAQQQESLFTGFTPKNSRFLGNLNPARWGRKSSSSSATSDKRDSSSSTSLAKPPSNPSLTGGNREKAKAWVREQAAQFLARYQDDAPCTHPALTVLSRLTAAIQRLQSNEMDEMLSALTELRDIVLESDISPFEMNYSGLIKALLNYLTTTDAPGHRYDRLRMFWKLFADSTIEQDNGVLVDLNARAFGALVAKLNSCVAQLEQFPVKVHDLPAGSGAGRGGTSALKFFNTHQLKCNLQRHPDCNNLKQWKGGTVKIDPLALVQAIERYLMVRGYGRIRDAESMVSDDDNSEDDIDDTLAAVVISQGSAKHKLQFLIGDQVLPFNMTVYQAVRQFGCVGVDHSEAETDGEAPLGHDAVWVQTHTIYYRPVPEDETMVSSKPGSSSQSSSSRKGKGKSTKISSKRKEDSLWLEGTIPPPRCPLAPYLTPTLPLSVTIADASLDGLCLLRLLHSLNRHWGVLFPHLKSIRLLSAQDFVNNKIAAKANRQLQDPLVIMTGNLPSWLQQIAAVCPFLFPFETRQLLLYATSFDRDRALQRLLDSAPELSGSDSQERVTPRLERRKRTISRTDILKQAEQVIQDLASSKALLEVQYVNEVGTGLGPTLEFYALVSRELQRADLELWHGSSTPTLGGYVNSPHGLFPTPIPWNTKVSHLAKQKTKFKFLGKFMAKAIYDSRMLDLPFSLTFYRWLLGEEHTLTLNDLCYVCPDVYRTLCKLQDIVRRKEAIERDQTLRPAERNQLIESLSLDGCPIVDLGLVFELPGYDNVELRKGGSELPVDVQNLDQYIKLVVHWFLYEGVFRQMEAFREGFESVFPPSQLRLFFPEELEAVFCGHAQTGGNWDIKTLLECCRTDHGYTPDSRAIRFLFEVMSEYKSEEQRQFVQFVTGSPRLPVGGFKSLTPPLTIVRKTFDPSMKTDDFLPSVMTCVNYLKLPDYTTLEIMREKLRMAAQEGQHSFHLS
- the ctrip gene encoding E3 ubiquitin-protein ligase TRIP12 isoform X2, producing MADQQDQSLSGGSVEKASASADASKEGGKSSSGPASGTSNNSNNTSIISPSNSSAGYRKRQSSGEVQGNTEEKRRRQTFASSQSAALHTQNNLRRSVDSVRGENARNKSERRSHNATGLGPPTDTDRRHLPKTQQSNSGIHGSTRSRNSARSSLPDLNSTPIDCVASRTRSRTPQNSQNNTPHGSSSCDVLLLGLFNSYPPRKSSTAHHSNSVQTHLGSPLTSHPSTSRGRGYKSQSLSSGSISSTSSRVLGVKSSIRVGNAASNSVESGGGALAHEGAGTSGTTAAATANPPSSSAAHSSQSHPTHKHLLRSRVKLAADQAKETIPGNKVQGKHNKKDSTTGSCSSSRHRSSSRARKPMVESGSGGAGVVMSGTDAAANSSTPTSVTSTIPSGQLGSSTGEEESASTAISAIASGGPSGMSGTTGDSESDDGEVGRLQALLEARGLPPHVFGALGPRMQHLLNRSMGASSAAKAQQLLAGLQAVDDEGEQLQAVIGMGEILVMGNEDTLTGFPVKQVVAALINLLGMEHNFVIMTHACRALTYMMEALPRSSTVVVDAVPVFLQKLESIECMDVAEQCLTALAMLSRRHSKTILHAGGVSACLKFVDFFNITAQRAALTITANCCQNLHPDDFHLVTDSLPLLTSRLANQDKKSVECVCQAFSRLVDSFQHDPTMLHKIINAELLQNLQQLLMITPPVNSIGNFITVLRMLSVISNRCPDLAQLLLQQNIAFTLSYLLTGSLEVKTEDVELVPRSPQEWYEITCLIEELMPPLPTDGIFSVNSLLERTNNQQETVHWEWRDERHCCHPFSTIDSRIIEMAFQNGEDEICLSTLGRTYTIDLTVMKQINEDIGMARSIFRRVNTNPAEGKTPNCLSSMDVVPPVIETNEWLVSFIRTLFSVLYEVYSSSAGPAVKCKCLRALLRMVYYASTDLLRDVLKNQVVSSHIAGMLASQDLRIVIGALQMASILMKRLPQVFGVHFHREGVLHQVRQLADPEIPLGVSPPKCPSGISLPSPQPGPSNTPLSSTTTLSSSSATSPIASPTTNGNILIGAIATSQLKPNLTATMETRSRTDLNTSATDDSSTPQNAHLIGDVLKRKRQNKKGRFSRLSNAMPQQAQQQESLFTGFTPKNSRFLGNLNPARWGRKSSSSSATSDKRDSSSSTSLAKPPSNPSLTGGNREKAKAWVREQAAQFLARYQDDAPCTHPALTVLSRLTAAIQRLQSNEMDEMLSALTELRDIVLESDISPFEMNYSGLIKALLNYLTTTDAPGHRYDRLRMFWKLFADSTIEQDNGVLVDLNARAFGALVAKLNSCVAQLEQFPVKVHDLPAGSGAGRGGTSALKFFNTHQLKCNLQRHPDCNNLKQWKGGTVKIDPLALVQAIERYLMVRGYGRIRDAESMVSDDDNSEDDIDDTLAAVVISQGSAKHKLQFLIGDQVLPFNMTVYQAVRQFGCVGVDHSEAETDGEAPLGHDAVWVQTHTIYYRPVPEDETMVSSKPGSSSQSSSSRKGKGKSTKISSKRKEDSLWLEGTIPPPRCPLAPYLTPTLPLSVTIADASLDGLCLLRLLHSLNRHWGVLFPHLKSIRLLSAQDFVNNKIAAKANRQLQDPLVIMTGNLPSWLQQIAAVCPFLFPFETRQLLLYATSFDRDRALQRLLDSAPELSGSDSQERVTPRLERRKRTISRTDILKQAEQVIQDLASSKALLEVQYVNEVGTGLGPTLEFYALVSRELQRADLELWHGSSTPTLGGYVNSPHGLFPTPIPWNTKVSHLAKQKTKFKFLGKFMAKAIYDSRMLDLPFSLTFYRWLLGEEHTLTLNDLCYVCPDVYRTLCKLQDIVRRKEAIERDQTLRPAERNQLIESLSLDGCPIVDLGLVFELPGYDNVELRKGGSELPVDVQNLDQYIKLVVHWFLYEGVFRQMEAFREGFESVFPPSQLRLFFPEELEAVFCGHAQTGGNWDIKTLLECCRTDHGYTPDSRAIRFLFEVMSEYKSEEQRQFVQFVTGSPRLPVGGFKSLTPPLTIVRKTFDPSMKTDDFLPSVMTCVNYLKLPDYTTLEIMREKLRMAAQEGQHSFHLS
- the ctrip gene encoding E3 ubiquitin-protein ligase TRIP12 isoform X1; protein product: MADQQDQSLSGGSVEKASASADASKEGGKSSSGPASGTSNNSNNTSIISPSNSSAGYRKRQSSGEVQGNTEEKRRRQTFASSQSAALHTQNNLRRSVDSVRGENARNKSERRSHNATGLGPPTDTDRRHLPKTQQSNSGIHGSTRSRNSARSSLPDLNSTPIDCVASRTRSRTPQNSQNNTPHGSSSCDVLLLGLFNSYPPRKSSTAHHSNSVQTHLGSPLTSHPSTSRGRGYKSQSLSSGSISSTSSRVLGVKSSIRVGNAASNSVESGGGALAHEGAGTSGTTAAATANPPSSSAAHSSQSHPTHKHLLRSRVKLAADQAKETIPGNKVQGKHNKKDSTTGSCSSSRHRSSSRARKPMVESGSGGAGVVMSGTDAAANSSTPTSVTSTIPSGQLGSSTGEEESASTAISAIASGGPSGMSGTTGDSESDDGEVGRLQALLEARGLPPHVFGALGPRMQHLLNRSMGASSAAKAQQLLAGLQAVDDEGEQLQAVIGMGEILVMGNEDTLTGFPVKQVVAALINLLGMEHNFVIMTHACRALTYMMEALPRSSTVVVDAVPVFLQKLESIECMDVAEQCLTALAMLSRRHSKTILHAGGVSACLKFVDFFNITAQRAALTITANCCQNLHPDDFHLVTDSLPLLTSRLANQDKKSVECVCQAFSRLVDSFQHDPTMLHKIINAELLQNLQQLLMITPPVNSIGNFITVLRMLSVISNRCPDLAQLLLQQNIAFTLSYLLTGSLEVKTEDVELVPRSPQEWYEITCLIEELMPPLPTDGIFSVNSLLERTNNQQETVHWEWRDERHCCHPFSTIDSRIIEMAFQNGEDEICLSTLGRTYTIDLTVMKQINEDIGMARSIFRRVNTNPAEGKTPNCLSSMDVVPPVIETNEWLVSFIRTLFSVLYEVYSSSAGPAVKCKCLRALLRMVYYASTDLLRDVLKNQVVSSHIAGMLASQDLRIVIGALQMASILMKRLPQVFGVHFHREGVLHQVRQLADPEIPLGVSPPKCPSGISLPSPQPGPSNTPLSSTTTLSSSSATSPIASPTTNGNILIGAIATSQLKPNLTATMETRSRTDLNTSATDDSSTPQNAHLRIGDVLKRKRQNKKGRFSRLSNAMPQQAQQQESLFTGFTPKNSRFLGNLNPARWGRKSSSSSATSDKRDSSSSTSLAKPPSNPSLTGGNREKAKAWVREQAAQFLARYQDDAPCTHPALTVLSRLTAAIQRLQSNEMDEMLSALTELRDIVLESDISPFEMNYSGLIKALLNYLTTTDAPGHRYDRLRMFWKLFADSTIEQDNGVLVDLNARAFGALVAKLNSCVAQLEQFPVKVHDLPAGSGAGRGGTSALKFFNTHQLKCNLQRHPDCNNLKQWKGGTVKIDPLALVQAIERYLMVRGYGRIRDAESMVSDDDNSEDDIDDTLAAVVISQGSAKHKLQFLIGDQVLPFNMTVYQAVRQFGCVGVDHSEAETDGEAPLGHDAVWVQTHTIYYRPVPEDETMVSSKPGSSSQSSSSRKGKGKSTKISSKRKEDSLWLEGTIPPPRCPLAPYLTPTLPLSVTIADASLDGLCLLRLLHSLNRHWGVLFPHLKSIRLLSAQDFVNNKIAAKANRQLQDPLVIMTGNLPSWLQQIAAVCPFLFPFETRQLLLYATSFDRDRALQRLLDSAPELSGSDSQERVTPRLERRKRTISRTDILKQAEQVIQDLASSKALLEVQYVNEVGTGLGPTLEFYALVSRELQRADLELWHGSSTPTLGGYVNSPHGLFPTPIPWNTKVSHLAKQKTKFKFLGKFMAKAIYDSRMLDLPFSLTFYRWLLGEEHTLTLNDLCYVCPDVYRTLCKLQDIVRRKEAIERDQTLRPAERNQLIESLSLDGCPIVDLGLVFELPGYDNVELRKGGSELPVDVQNLDQYIKLVVHWFLYEGVFRQMEAFREGFESVFPPSQLRLFFPEELEAVFCGHAQTGGNWDIKTLLECCRTDHGYTPDSRAIRFLFEVMSEYKSEEQRQFVQFVTGSPRLPVGGFKSLTPPLTIVRKTFDPSMKTDDFLPSVMTCVNYLKLPDYTTLEIMREKLRMAAQEGQHSFHLS